One genomic region from Kineobactrum salinum encodes:
- the rnk gene encoding nucleoside diphosphate kinase regulator: MTTRPKIIMSSLDAERLEALLDSLPHGSFPGSEELETELARADIVDPKDIPATVITMNSTVRFRVESSSEDFTLTLVYPKDMDATSDKISILAPVGSALIGLSVGDSMEWPKPGGGVLRVRVEEVIYQPERAGEYHR, translated from the coding sequence ATGACTACCAGACCAAAGATCATCATGTCATCCCTGGACGCCGAAAGACTGGAAGCCCTGCTGGACTCTCTACCCCATGGTTCCTTTCCGGGCAGCGAGGAGCTGGAGACAGAGCTGGCCCGGGCAGATATTGTTGACCCCAAGGACATACCAGCCACAGTTATAACAATGAACTCGACGGTAAGATTCCGGGTGGAGTCTTCGTCCGAAGATTTCACGTTGACCCTGGTATACCCCAAGGACATGGACGCCACCAGCGACAAGATCTCGATTCTGGCCCCGGTGGGTAGCGCCCTGATCGGACTTTCGGTAGGTGACTCCATGGAGTGGCCAAAGCCGGGCGGCGGGGTGCTCCGGGTTCGTGTTGAAGAGGTGATCTACCAGCCTGAACGCGCTGGTGAGTATCACCGTTAA
- a CDS encoding antibiotic biosynthesis monooxygenase family protein, whose product METIPNIAQTPPPPYYAVIFTSLRTEGDNGYDAMAQRMLELASRQQGFLGVESAREELGITVSYWESLEAIRSWKQHSEHQEAQKLGHEVWYTEFKVRIARIERDYGI is encoded by the coding sequence ATGGAAACCATCCCAAACATCGCCCAGACACCGCCGCCACCCTATTACGCAGTCATCTTCACGTCGCTTCGCACAGAAGGCGATAACGGCTATGACGCCATGGCGCAGCGAATGCTTGAGTTGGCTTCCCGGCAGCAGGGCTTTCTGGGGGTGGAGTCGGCCCGGGAGGAACTGGGCATTACGGTTTCCTACTGGGAGAGTCTTGAAGCCATCAGAAGCTGGAAGCAGCACAGCGAGCATCAAGAGGCGCAGAAACTTGGCCACGAGGTCTGGTATACTGAGTTCAAGGTCCGGATCGCCAGGATTGAACGGGATTATGGCATCTAG
- the ggpS gene encoding glucosylglycerol-phosphate synthase produces MLSSTYHNQEDIGATVAAVSSCVPRVFPATVVSHAMLLATDLDGTFLGGSQTARLKLYQLVASHPDIRLVFVTGRGLEYVLPLLADPTVPQPDYIIADVGATVVLGDSQQPVFEIQDDIERIWPGDRVVADALAHLPALQRQEVPQERRCSFFCEEHDIDDEVRRIVESLDCDLLFSAGKYFDVLPKGVDKGRTLQRLVEHLAVDPEDVLVAGDTLNDLSMYETGFKGVCVGDSEAGLLTATANLARVYHATSPGTGGILEAFGYFGFLGSEGVDAELSPVSEPGKSDLVIVYHRLPYEEFIEDGERKRRRPKSPNGIIPTLLSFFADGKPGSWVAWAIDAPGLGEFEVHTEVDVQHYPKLVAARVALTEDEVEIFYKRFSKEAFWPTLHTFWERAIFNESHWEVFLEVNRRFAESAAAEAADNAVVWIHDYNLWMVPAYLRELRPDVTIAFFHHTYFPSADVFNVLPWRRQIVGSLLQCNYIGFHIPRQAENFVDVARGVMPVKISKRVNCAPRFLTYGCAVGLEEMTTEIEVAERHIGLGAHPVGLDIGRVERALEDPAQKERIAALREELDGVRMVLAVERLDFTKGILEKLQAFEHLLEENPELLEKVTLITICVPAAAGMKIYDDLQAQIEQTVGRINGRFAHIGWTPVQFFFRAVPFEQLVAYYAAADVMWITPLRDGLNLVAKEYVATQGLTRGCGVLVLSEFAGAAAELRGPILTNPHDPHELVTTCYLALTMSRDEARRRLAEAFNSVCYYDIALWGNEFMAAVRAHAPLQGTQAKTAASG; encoded by the coding sequence GTGTTGTCCAGCACATACCACAACCAGGAGGATATCGGCGCGACAGTCGCCGCAGTGTCAAGCTGTGTTCCCCGCGTTTTCCCCGCCACTGTCGTGTCACATGCCATGCTACTCGCCACTGATCTCGACGGCACTTTCCTTGGCGGCAGCCAGACAGCGCGCCTGAAACTGTACCAGCTGGTTGCCTCACACCCGGATATCCGCCTGGTGTTCGTCACCGGGCGCGGACTGGAATACGTACTGCCGTTGCTGGCAGATCCTACGGTTCCCCAGCCCGACTACATCATCGCCGACGTCGGCGCGACGGTAGTACTCGGTGACTCCCAGCAGCCAGTATTCGAAATCCAGGATGACATAGAGCGAATCTGGCCGGGGGACCGCGTAGTGGCCGATGCGCTGGCGCATTTGCCGGCACTGCAGCGCCAGGAGGTGCCACAGGAGCGGCGCTGTTCCTTTTTCTGTGAAGAACACGACATCGATGATGAAGTGCGGCGCATCGTGGAGAGTCTCGACTGTGACCTGCTGTTTTCAGCCGGCAAGTATTTTGACGTTCTGCCGAAAGGCGTCGACAAGGGACGCACACTGCAGCGACTGGTGGAACATCTGGCGGTAGACCCCGAGGATGTACTGGTGGCGGGCGACACCCTGAATGACCTGTCCATGTACGAGACCGGGTTCAAGGGCGTTTGCGTGGGTGACTCGGAGGCGGGTCTGCTGACTGCGACAGCGAATCTCGCCCGCGTGTATCACGCCACCAGCCCCGGTACGGGCGGTATTCTTGAGGCTTTCGGGTATTTCGGTTTTCTCGGCAGCGAGGGGGTCGACGCCGAACTTTCGCCAGTATCCGAGCCCGGCAAATCGGATCTCGTCATCGTCTACCACCGCCTGCCCTACGAAGAATTCATCGAGGATGGCGAACGCAAGCGGCGGCGTCCCAAGTCGCCCAACGGTATTATCCCCACCCTGCTGAGCTTCTTCGCCGACGGCAAGCCCGGCTCCTGGGTAGCCTGGGCCATCGATGCTCCCGGTCTGGGCGAATTCGAGGTCCACACCGAGGTAGACGTGCAACACTATCCGAAGCTCGTCGCCGCGCGGGTGGCGCTGACCGAAGACGAGGTGGAGATCTTCTACAAGCGCTTTTCCAAGGAGGCTTTCTGGCCCACGCTGCACACATTCTGGGAGCGCGCGATCTTTAATGAGTCACACTGGGAAGTGTTTCTTGAGGTCAACAGGCGCTTCGCCGAGAGCGCGGCCGCCGAGGCTGCCGACAATGCGGTGGTATGGATCCACGACTACAACCTGTGGATGGTGCCGGCCTATCTCCGCGAATTACGCCCCGACGTGACCATCGCGTTCTTTCACCACACTTATTTTCCCTCCGCCGATGTGTTCAATGTGCTGCCCTGGCGCCGGCAGATTGTCGGCAGCCTGCTGCAGTGCAACTACATCGGCTTCCACATCCCGCGCCAGGCCGAGAATTTCGTCGATGTTGCCCGTGGCGTGATGCCGGTAAAGATCAGCAAACGCGTCAATTGTGCGCCGCGTTTTCTGACCTACGGTTGTGCAGTGGGCCTCGAGGAGATGACCACCGAGATCGAGGTGGCCGAGCGCCATATCGGTCTGGGCGCGCATCCGGTGGGGCTGGATATTGGGCGCGTCGAGCGCGCGCTGGAGGACCCGGCACAGAAGGAACGTATCGCCGCGTTGCGCGAGGAACTGGACGGCGTGCGCATGGTACTGGCCGTGGAGCGGCTCGATTTTACCAAGGGCATCCTGGAGAAACTCCAGGCCTTTGAACACCTGCTGGAGGAAAACCCCGAGCTACTGGAGAAAGTCACACTGATCACCATCTGCGTCCCCGCGGCGGCCGGGATGAAAATCTATGACGATCTGCAGGCGCAGATTGAACAGACGGTGGGGCGCATCAACGGGCGTTTTGCCCACATCGGCTGGACCCCGGTACAGTTCTTCTTTCGTGCGGTGCCGTTTGAACAGCTGGTGGCCTACTACGCGGCGGCCGACGTCATGTGGATAACGCCACTGCGCGACGGTCTCAACCTGGTGGCGAAGGAGTATGTCGCCACGCAGGGGCTCACCAGGGGTTGCGGGGTGCTGGTGCTGTCGGAGTTCGCCGGCGCCGCAGCCGAGCTGCGCGGGCCCATTCTGACCAATCCGCACGATCCCCATGAACTGGTGACGACCTGCTATCTCGCCCTGACCATGAGCCGCGACGAGGCCCGCCGGCGCCTGGCGGAAGCCTTCAATTCGGTCTGCTATTACGATATCGCCCTGTGGGGAAATGAATTCATGGCAGCGGTGCGCGCCCATGCTCCCCTGCAAGGAACGCAGGCGAAGACAGCCGCGAGCGGCTGA
- the gtfA gene encoding sucrose phosphorylase, protein MALRNAVQLICYPDRIGHNLQDLKTALDRHFADAIGGLHILPFYPSNADAGFSPLTHKEVDPRYGDWGDIEALAEQFDLCADVTINHISDESVEFRDFVRHGFESRYADLFVDVDKFGEITPDDLARIHIRKEKEPFREVSFDSGGKARVWCTFTEHQIDLNYDAPLAYTLMEDYITFLAGKGVKLLRLDAFGYTTKRIGTSCFLVEPDVYRLLEWVNDVAHRHGAECLPEVHDNCSYQYALSRRDMRPYGFALPPLLLYSLLDANSVYLKNWLRMCPRNMVTVLDTHDGICIPDVEGVLPDDKIRSLIDNINARSADPILRKSAASIHSVGAIYQLTCTYYDALMQNDDTYIAARAIQFFTPGIPQVYYVGLLAGCNDEELMESTGELRDINRAYFSLEEVARATEKPVVQRLLKLMRFRSHYPAFNGHFELQYSNESSVAMAWRHGEHYCALFVDLKFKTSSIVYLDEDTQAEVTFRA, encoded by the coding sequence ATGGCCTTGCGTAACGCCGTTCAGCTGATTTGCTATCCCGACCGCATCGGCCATAACCTGCAGGACCTGAAAACGGCGCTCGATCGCCATTTCGCGGATGCGATAGGCGGCCTGCATATACTGCCCTTTTACCCCTCCAATGCCGATGCCGGTTTCTCGCCGCTGACGCACAAGGAGGTGGACCCGCGCTATGGCGACTGGGGCGATATCGAGGCCCTGGCAGAACAATTTGATCTCTGCGCGGATGTCACGATCAACCACATTTCCGACGAATCCGTGGAGTTCAGGGATTTTGTGCGTCACGGCTTTGAGTCCCGCTACGCCGACCTGTTCGTCGATGTCGACAAATTTGGCGAAATCACACCGGACGATCTGGCCCGGATCCATATCCGCAAGGAAAAGGAGCCCTTTCGGGAAGTCAGCTTCGATAGCGGCGGCAAGGCGCGTGTCTGGTGTACCTTCACCGAACATCAGATCGACCTCAACTACGATGCGCCGCTGGCCTACACGCTGATGGAGGACTACATCACCTTCCTGGCGGGCAAGGGCGTCAAATTGCTGCGCCTGGATGCCTTCGGCTACACCACCAAGCGTATCGGCACCAGCTGTTTTCTGGTGGAACCGGATGTCTACCGCTTGCTGGAGTGGGTGAATGACGTCGCTCACCGCCACGGAGCGGAATGCCTGCCCGAGGTACACGACAACTGCAGCTACCAGTACGCCCTCAGCCGCCGCGATATGCGGCCCTACGGCTTTGCCCTGCCACCGTTGCTACTGTATTCCCTGCTCGACGCCAACAGCGTGTATCTGAAGAACTGGCTGCGCATGTGCCCGCGCAACATGGTCACAGTGCTCGATACCCACGATGGCATCTGCATACCCGATGTCGAGGGTGTGCTGCCGGACGACAAGATCAGGAGCCTGATCGACAACATCAACGCGCGCAGCGCCGACCCCATTCTGCGCAAATCGGCAGCCAGCATTCACAGTGTCGGTGCCATCTACCAGCTCACCTGCACGTATTACGATGCGCTGATGCAGAACGACGATACCTACATCGCAGCGCGCGCGATACAGTTTTTTACACCGGGAATTCCCCAAGTGTATTATGTCGGCCTGCTCGCCGGCTGTAACGATGAAGAGCTGATGGAGAGTACCGGCGAGCTGCGCGACATCAACCGTGCCTACTTCAGCCTGGAGGAAGTAGCTCGGGCGACGGAGAAGCCGGTGGTGCAACGTCTGCTCAAGTTGATGCGTTTCCGCTCCCACTACCCCGCCTTCAATGGGCACTTCGAGCTGCAATACTCGAACGAGTCCAGCGTTGCCATGGCCTGGCGCCACGGCGAGCACTACTGCGCACTGTTTGTGGACCTCAAGTTCAAGACCAGCAGCATTGTCTACCTGGACGAAGACACCCAGGCGGAAGTCACGTTCCGCGCCTGA
- the katG gene encoding catalase/peroxidase HPI, whose product MFKKTTPLIAAVTLATAFLLPVHTASAQRESMSDQNWWPDMLDLRPLRQHAAESNPLGEDFDYAEAFAALDLDAVKKDIEALMTDSQDWWPADYGHYGPFFIRMAWHSAGTYRVADGRGGAGGGQQRFEPLNSWPDNVSLDKARRLLWPIKQKYGNSLSWADLMVLTGNVSLESMGFKTFGFAGGREDDWEPDLVYWGPETEPLGDERHTGDRELEQPLAAVQMGLIYVNPEGPNGNPDPLAAARDIRESFGRMAMNDEETVALIAGGHTFGKAHGAHKPGDCLGSEPAAASMEEQGFGWSNKCGKGNAEDTITSGLEGAWSINPTAWTTQYLDNLFGFEWVQTKSPAGAVQWVPSDESAANMVPDAHDDSKRHAPIMFTTDLSLKEDPAYRKIAKRFHENPEEFELAFAKAWFKLTHRDMGPSARYIGDEVPQEQLLWQDPIPKVEHELVNSRDISKLKSAILDSGLSRAELVRTAWASASTFRGSDKRGGANGARIRLAPQKDWAVNNPQELAKVLMRLEDIQQEFNDGQRRGKKQVSLADLIVLGGAAAIEQAASEAGYKVQVPFTPGRADASPEMTDAEAFAVLEPRADGFRNYFGEGNPASPAEMLVDKANLLTLTVPEMAVLVGGMRALDANAGDSPHGILTDRPGTLSNDFFVNLLDMSTQWKKSSQTEGLYQGVDRSTGEPRWTATPVDLVFGSNTELRAVAEAYAVNDADEKFVNDFVAAWAKVMTLDRFDI is encoded by the coding sequence ATGTTTAAAAAGACGACGCCATTAATTGCCGCCGTGACACTTGCCACGGCATTTCTTCTCCCCGTTCACACTGCCAGTGCCCAGCGCGAATCGATGTCCGACCAGAACTGGTGGCCCGATATGCTGGACCTGCGGCCTCTGCGCCAGCACGCGGCCGAGTCCAACCCGCTGGGTGAGGATTTTGACTACGCCGAGGCATTTGCAGCGCTGGATCTCGATGCCGTGAAAAAAGACATCGAGGCCCTGATGACCGATTCCCAGGACTGGTGGCCCGCTGACTACGGTCACTACGGTCCGTTTTTCATTCGCATGGCCTGGCACAGTGCCGGCACCTACCGCGTCGCCGATGGCCGCGGCGGAGCCGGCGGCGGTCAGCAGCGGTTTGAGCCGCTCAACAGCTGGCCGGACAACGTCAGTCTGGACAAGGCCCGACGCCTGCTGTGGCCAATCAAGCAAAAATATGGCAACAGTTTGTCCTGGGCCGATCTGATGGTGCTGACGGGTAATGTCTCGCTGGAATCGATGGGCTTCAAGACATTCGGCTTTGCCGGCGGCCGCGAGGACGATTGGGAGCCCGACCTGGTCTACTGGGGCCCCGAGACCGAGCCGCTCGGGGATGAGCGGCACACCGGTGACAGGGAGCTGGAACAACCGCTTGCCGCGGTCCAGATGGGCCTGATCTACGTAAACCCCGAGGGGCCGAACGGCAATCCCGACCCGCTGGCGGCCGCCAGGGACATTCGTGAAAGCTTTGGCCGCATGGCAATGAATGACGAGGAAACCGTTGCCCTGATCGCCGGTGGTCACACCTTCGGCAAGGCGCACGGAGCCCACAAACCCGGCGACTGCCTGGGATCGGAGCCCGCCGCTGCCAGCATGGAGGAGCAGGGCTTTGGGTGGAGCAACAAGTGCGGCAAGGGCAATGCCGAGGACACCATTACCAGCGGTCTGGAAGGGGCATGGTCGATCAACCCGACAGCCTGGACCACGCAGTACCTGGACAACCTGTTCGGCTTTGAGTGGGTGCAGACGAAGAGCCCCGCGGGTGCGGTCCAGTGGGTACCCAGTGACGAGAGCGCTGCCAATATGGTGCCCGACGCCCACGATGACTCCAAACGGCACGCCCCCATCATGTTCACCACCGATCTCTCCCTGAAAGAAGATCCGGCCTACCGGAAAATTGCGAAGCGCTTCCATGAAAATCCGGAAGAGTTCGAGCTGGCCTTCGCCAAGGCCTGGTTCAAGCTGACCCACCGCGACATGGGGCCGAGCGCGCGCTACATCGGTGACGAGGTGCCGCAAGAGCAACTGCTGTGGCAGGATCCCATCCCGAAAGTGGAGCATGAGCTGGTCAACAGCCGGGACATCTCCAAACTCAAGTCAGCCATTCTGGATTCCGGATTGAGCCGGGCCGAACTGGTCAGAACTGCCTGGGCATCGGCCTCTACGTTCCGCGGCTCGGACAAGCGCGGTGGCGCCAATGGGGCCCGTATCCGCCTTGCGCCGCAGAAGGATTGGGCCGTCAACAATCCGCAGGAGCTGGCCAAGGTGCTGATGCGCCTCGAAGACATTCAGCAGGAGTTCAACGACGGCCAACGTCGCGGCAAGAAGCAGGTGTCACTCGCCGATCTGATTGTTCTGGGCGGTGCCGCGGCCATTGAACAGGCTGCCAGTGAGGCCGGCTACAAAGTGCAGGTTCCGTTCACTCCGGGCCGGGCGGATGCATCGCCCGAGATGACCGATGCAGAAGCGTTTGCGGTGCTTGAACCCAGGGCCGATGGCTTTCGCAATTACTTCGGCGAGGGCAACCCCGCCTCGCCCGCGGAAATGCTGGTGGACAAGGCGAACCTGCTGACTCTCACTGTGCCTGAAATGGCGGTGTTGGTGGGCGGCATGCGGGCCCTTGACGCGAATGCCGGCGACTCGCCGCACGGTATCCTCACCGATCGCCCCGGGACCCTGAGCAACGACTTCTTCGTTAACCTGCTCGATATGTCCACCCAGTGGAAGAAGTCCTCCCAGACCGAGGGCCTCTACCAGGGTGTCGATCGCAGCACGGGCGAACCCCGGTGGACCGCCACGCCGGTTGACCTGGTGTTCGGCTCCAACACAGAGCTGCGCGCCGTTGCCGAAGCCTACGCGGTGAACGATGCCGACGAGAAGTTCGTCAATGACTTCGTCGCGGCATGGGCCAAGGTGATGACGCTGGACCGGTTCGATATCTGA
- a CDS encoding formate dehydrogenase subunit delta, with translation MSTGELQSLIRMANQIAANLQHGAGSEADAADQVANHMRRFWARSMKIQLSEYLREDGGELSPLAREAVARLDR, from the coding sequence GTGAGTACAGGAGAATTGCAGAGCCTGATCCGCATGGCTAACCAGATTGCCGCGAACCTGCAGCACGGCGCCGGCAGCGAGGCCGATGCGGCGGACCAGGTTGCCAACCACATGCGCCGCTTCTGGGCCCGCAGCATGAAGATCCAGCTCAGCGAGTATCTGCGCGAGGATGGCGGCGAGCTGTCGCCGCTGGCCAGGGAGGCAGTGGCGCGGCTCGACCGGTGA
- the fdhD gene encoding formate dehydrogenase accessory sulfurtransferase FdhD, with the protein MPTSTVPVSVYCSDRPRREQARDSIAREVPVALVYNGVSHAVMMATPTDLEELGLGFSLSEGILERTGELYDCTVAAAPEGISVEMQIATQRLAGLQRRRRNLTGRTGCGLCGTESLAEVLRPVARVTAPPLSDAAVQRALAVLRAHQPLQAETGASHGAAWCSPEGDILMLREDVGRHNALDKLIGALLRREEDMHTGGFVLVSSRASYEMVQKSCAVGIGALVAVSAPTSLAIDYAQRAGQLLIGFARPGRHVIYHDPLAGSASRRHAP; encoded by the coding sequence ATGCCGACCAGCACGGTGCCAGTGAGCGTCTATTGCAGCGACCGGCCGCGGCGCGAGCAAGCCCGCGACAGCATCGCCCGGGAAGTGCCGGTGGCGCTGGTCTATAACGGCGTGTCTCATGCGGTGATGATGGCGACACCGACGGACCTCGAGGAGCTGGGACTGGGCTTCAGCCTGAGCGAGGGCATTCTGGAGCGAACCGGCGAGCTGTACGACTGTACTGTTGCCGCTGCTCCCGAGGGCATCTCGGTGGAGATGCAGATCGCCACACAGCGCCTGGCGGGCCTGCAGCGCCGGCGCCGCAACCTGACGGGCCGCACCGGCTGTGGTCTGTGCGGCACCGAATCGCTGGCCGAGGTATTGCGCCCGGTGGCGCGGGTGACGGCGCCGCCGCTGAGCGATGCCGCGGTCCAGCGCGCGCTGGCCGTACTCAGGGCCCACCAGCCGCTGCAGGCGGAAACCGGCGCCAGTCACGGTGCCGCCTGGTGCAGTCCGGAGGGCGATATCCTGATGCTGCGCGAAGATGTTGGGCGACACAACGCGCTGGACAAGCTGATTGGCGCGTTGTTGCGGCGGGAGGAGGACATGCACACCGGGGGCTTTGTGCTGGTATCCAGCAGGGCCAGCTATGAAATGGTGCAGAAGAGTTGCGCGGTGGGCATCGGCGCCCTGGTGGCTGTTTCGGCCCCGACATCGCTGGCGATTGACTACGCGCAGCGGGCCGGGCAATTGTTGATTGGCTTCGCTCGTCCCGGGCGCCACGTGATCTACCACGACCCCTTGGCCGGGTCAGCCAGCCGCCGGCATGCACCGTGA